The Acidobacteriaceae bacterium nucleotide sequence TTCAATCTGATAACAGCACTTGCCGCGACGCATGGCAGTTACACGGTAGCGAGTGTCATGGCCTCTCACGATTTCAATGGCGACGGTCTTGAGGACCTTGTGCTCGAGGCCTACACCACGCCCGCCGCATACACCTATAACTTCACGCTGGCGGTGAGTCTTTCGAAGGGCGACGGGACCTTCAGCGAGCCAGTATTTCTCGATACAAATGGCGTAACTCTGACCTCTGCGCTTAGTTCCGTGGCTGTTGGAGATATCAATGGAGACGGTATTCCGGACATTGTTGCTGTAACGCCGGGCGGCTATTACGCAACTGCCGCGATGCTGACTTTCCTTGGGAAAAGCGACGGCACCTTCCAGCCGGCTATGTACCAAACCTACGGCCACTCCTACGCCTATGCAGGTATTACTCTCGCTGACTTTAATGGCGATGGTAAGCTCGACCTCTTCATCTCTGACGACGGCACCCTTGGCTCTGTGCTTCCGCAGGCCTCGATCATCTTCGGTGATAACAGTGGCACCTTCGACACAACCAAGGCCGTTCCTGTCGTCAGTGGCTTGATGATTCGCAAGGCCCTCGTCGGTGATCTCAACGGCGATGGAAAGCCCGATCTAGTGCTGCTTTCTGGCGGTCAGGTAAGTGGCTATACCATCACGACGACTGACCGCAACGTCATTGTTTATCTGAACAATGGAGACGGTACTTTCACACGTAGCACTACGACGTACGAAGCTGGAGCCATTGGAGGCACCGGACATCTGGCTGACTTCAACGGCGACGGCAAGCTTGATCTGGTCTTTGCTGTCGATTATCCCTGGGACCGTGATACTGCCAGCAATGCGGGCACACAGTTGCTCCTCGGCAACGGTGATGGCACCTTCGGTACGCCGAGCAACCTGACCCTGCCGCCGAGCGTAAGCTTCCTGGCTTCGGGTGATGTGGATGGTGACGGCTCACGAGACCTGATGAGCTTCTCCTACTACGTTGGCAGCATCGCGGTACTGCGAAACATCTCCGGCTCGGGCCTTCAGTTGACCGCGGATCAGAGCACCGTCAACACGACGCAAGGCGTCAACCTGACGGCTACGATTACGGCATCGGTGGACCATCGTCCTACACCATTGGGAACGGTAACGTTCTCTCTGGCAGGCAACACGCTGGGGACTGGAACGCTGCAGGGAGGCACCGCATCGCTCTATGTCAGCGGTCTTCCAGTTGGGTCGGATAAGATCACGGCCACTTACTCAGGAGATACAAACTACAGTGCGAACCAGATCGGCGCGTCTACGGTAGTGACCGTTACAAGCGCACCCGTGACGACGCCGGACTTTTCGGTAACTGTTCCTTCTGGTGCTGTCACGCTCTCCTCTGGAGGAACGTCGAGCACCACCTTCAGCCTTACCGCAAACTCTACGTACAGTGGCCTGGTCAATCTCTCTGCGGCCAATTTGCCTAAAGACATGACCATCAGCTTCTCGTCGACGAGCGTTATGCTCTCGCCGAACGCAACGTCGACGGTAACGGCCACCATCAACACAAACGCAAAGACAGCAGCGATCAAATCCGACAAGAACTTCTTCCTTGCGGGTTCGTGCTTCTGCCTCCTTTTCTGCTTCTCTCGGCGGCGTCGATCGTTTCGGATGCTGCACGCTGTGTTTCTTCTCGGAACGCTGACGACGGTCTTTGGGCTCGCCGGTTGCGCGTCTGACAGCACGACGACGGACCGTGGCGATTACACGGTGGTTGTAACGGCGACCCCAGCGGTCACCGGAGCGACGACCAAGGCCTTCAACGTGACAGTTCATGTGGACTGATGCGGGGTTTCGCTTCATTTCATCCGGCTCAGCGAGGCTTGTTCGCAAGCTCGCTGAGGCACCTTCAGCCAAGGATCGAAAAGAAAGAGATATGAGAATGAAATCTGCAATGTCGAAATTGTTGCGCCACTCGGCAACGCTTGCGGCCCTGTCCGCAGCCACCCTGGGTACGCCCTTTCTTCGGGCTCAAGCTTCTTCCACCGCGCATCCGCGACTGTCAGGCAACGTCGTAGATTCGAAGCTCCGTAGACCTTTGAACGGAGCAACTCCTCTACTGGCGCGACAGGCTGTCGACAAGGGAAGCCTGGCTGCATCAGAACCGTTGAATGATATGAAGCTCGTGCTGCGTCGATCGTCAGACGCCCAGGCTGCATTAAATAGCTATCTCGACGATGTGCAAAACGCTGCGTCGCCAAACTTTCACAAGTGGCTTACACCGGAGCAGTTTGGAGAGCGCTTTGGCGCCAGCGATGCAGATATCGCCGCCGTCTCGCAGTGGCTGGAGGGAAATGGAATTTCAATTTCCTCCATCTCGAAGAGCCGCACGGTAATTACCTTCTCGTCGACAGAAGCGCAGTTCGAGCACACGTTTGGCGCGCAGATGCACCACTATGACTTGCACGGCGAAGCACGAGTTGCTAACAGTGCCGTTCCGTCGGTGCCGTCGGCGTTGTCTCCCGCAATTGTAGGGATCGCAACGCTTGGCAATGCGACGTTCCGTCCTTTGCACACGAAGCCGACCCTGGCGAAGTTCACTGCAAACAGTGGATGGGCGAAGAGTGGCGCGGTGAAGAGTTCTGCACAGGATGTGCAGGGCACAACACCGCAGTTCACCAGCAATATTTCGGGCGCAAACTACCCGCTCGTTGGGCCCGCGGATTTTGGCTTGATCTATGGGGTCAACACACTCTGGAATAGTGGCGTTACCGGGACAGGGCAGTCAATTGCAATCGTCGCGGAGAGTGACGTTGCCCAGAGCGACGTCGATGCGTTCCGTAAGGCTTTTGGTCTGCCAGCAACAACGGTGAGCCAGATCGTCCTTGGGGCCGACCCTGGTCTGGACGCATCCAGCGGCGCAGAAGGTGAGGCGGTACTCGACGTAGAGTGGGCGGGTGCTATGGCACCGGCTGCAACGGTCAACCTTCTCATTGCTGAATCCAATGCGACGCAGACGGGAATCCTTGTCGCTGCAGAGTATGCCATCGATCACAATTTAAGTCCGGTGATGGACGTAAGCTGGGGCGCTTGTGAGTTGGGTCTGGGGGCCTCCGGCAATCAGTACTTCGACGACCTGTGGTCGCAGGCTGCAGCGCAGGGAATCAGCGTCATGGTTGCCAGCGGTGATGCCGGCTCGGTGGGTTGCGATCAGAATGAGTATTACTCGGACTATGGCCAGCAGGTAAATGGTATGGCTTCGACGCAATACAACACCGCTGTTGGCGGAACCGACTTCTATGGCAATGCCGATGGCGCAAACAGTTACTGGACGCTTGCGAATGATCCCACTACGTTGCAGTCGGCGAAGTCCTATGTTCCTGAATCCGCATGGAACGATAGCTGCGTGAGCCCCCTTCTCCTGGCGCACGCTGCTGACTTCGGTTTGACCGAAACTACCTCAGGAGCGATCTGCGACAACGAATACGCATTCCTGGATACAACGGGTGGTGGAGGAGGTGTTAGCCAGTGCACGAGTTCGGACCAGTCAACCCAGGGATCATGCACTGGTGGCCATCCCGCGCCGGTATGGCAGCAAAGCGTAAGTAGCATTGGGGCCACCGGCAAGCGTCACCTTCCAGACGTTTCTTTCTTTGCTGGTGCAGGTCTATGGGGTTCTGCCTACGCATTCTGTGAGGCAGATGAGGCAACCTCGGACATGTGTGTCAACAATAGTGGCACCATGACTACACTGAGCGCAGGTGGAACCAGTTTTGCCTCGCCAGCGTTCGCAGGTATTGTTGCTCTCTTGAATCAGCAGCAAGGGGCTCGACAGGGCAACATCAACAAGTACCTCTATGCTTTGGCTGCCAAGCAGTTTGCTAATCCGACTCTGGCTGCAAACTGTCAGTCAGGTGCAGGAGCGGATACAAGCGGCTGCATCTTCCATGACGTTGTGGATGGAACAATCAGCGAACCCTGTGCCGTGGGCATCATCGTTGATCCGAGCACAGGTGCGCTCTGCATCACGATCGATTCTTACAACTATGTCGGTGCGACACCGGGGTACGCTGCAACCGCTGGTTACGATATGGCTACCGGGCTTGGTTCGCTCAACGCTGGCCTGCTCGCTTCTAATTGGGCCTCCGTTACATCGAACGATGGAGCTACGCTGACATCGCATACGATCTCTGGACCAACCAGCATCGTCTACGGAACAGCCACGCCCTCTTCGATTACGGTGAAGGCTTCAACCGGAACGAGTACGCCGAGTGGAACAGTTGCCATGCTCTCTACGGAAAGCGATGGCTCCACGCTGGCGATTGCTTCTGGCGTGCTCAGCAATGGCACGGCACAGGTAAGCTTCGACACATTGACGCCTGGATCGCACCAACTCTATGCGTCTTATGGTGGCGATGCTTCCTTCGGAGCTAGCTCCTCACAACCAACGTCGTTCGTTGTCGCAAAGGCTGCTACAACGATGACCGCAATCGCAAGCGCAGTAACGGTGCAAGCTCAGCACAGCTCCACCATAGTGGTGAAGGTACAGGCAAGCAGCCTGGCGCTCAACCCGACTGGAGCGATTGTGTTCACAAACCAGACCACAGGCAAACTACTTGGTTCCACTGCCTTGTCGGCGCTGTTGGACACCAGCAGCGGCAACTCCTGGGCTCAGGCTTCGTTCCTTGTGCAGGATTCGATGCTGGCGGGTGGGAACAACGTGATCGTGGCTTCGTATGTGGGCGACTCCAACTATCTGTCTGCGAGCAGCCAGACGGTGAACGTGGCGTTCGTGCCTTTCTACGTAGTCACGACGAGCGCGCCGTCGATTGATATCGCACTCAGCGATACCTCTCACGGTTCGGTCACGATCACGGTTGCGTCAAGCACGGGCGCGGCGGTCAATCCTGCCGTTCTTTCGCTCTCCTGCCCGGCAATCACCATCGGTGGCATAAGCTGCCAGTTTACAAATCCGGTGCAGAACGCTGACGGATCGATGTCCTACACCTTGACGTTGACTGCTAACAACCTTCACAGCGCAGTCGTCAAAAACACTCTGCCGTTGCAAGATCAGCACGGACCAGGGAAGGAAATTTCCATGGCACTCCTGACAGGTATGGCTCTCTTTCTGGGGCGGCGTAAGCGGTGGGCCCGCACTCGTTCTCTCGCAAGCATGGCGGTGCTTCTGCTTGGCATCGCAACGTTGAGCGGATGCGCTGGCTCTCAGGCGGCGAGCACTTCGCCTGCTGTAACCAATCAGTTGTCGGTCTCTGCAACAAAAATTGGCTTTGGTAGCAGCCTGACGATGACTGCAACGCTTGTCCCGGTTTCCAACTCTGGAGCGCCGAGTGGAACGGTTCTGTTTTACGACGGAGCAACACCTCTTGGCTCTGCTCCAGTGGTTGGCGGAAAGGCATCGCTGACTGTGTCAACTCTTTCGATCGGAACGCACACACTGACCGGAAGCTACAGTGGCGACTCGACGTTTATGCCCTCAGCCTCATCCGCAAATACGGTGAGTGTCAGCCTTGCGACCTCGCTGGGAGTGCAGGTACTCGATTCGTCCGGCAATGTGGCGACTCTGGCATTGCCGATCACGATTCACTAGTAATAAGCCAATGAGGTTGGCTTATTGGCGGATGACAAACGAATAGCTACTTACAAACGCGAAGGATGCCTAAAGGCAGCCTTCGCGTTTGTCCGCATGTCCTTTCCATTTGTCGTGATGTGTCTAGCTGCGGGCGCTTCGAGAATCTTTTGCTCCAACGAAGTGTTCTAGATCATGAGGAGCCTGGTGCGACCGCGATGAAGGAGCAGAAGCTGCACACCTATCAATGGATAGAATCCACAACCGCGACCTCACCCTCGCGGTTCTGTCGCGCAAGTTGCGAACTATGGCGTTGACTCCGTGATTGCTCTTGTTACCTGAGCACAGCGAGAGGATCCCCACTGGTTTGGCGGACGTATCCCTGAAGCTTCTGTGACTGGAGAGTTTGTTGCGGTGGGCGAAGAGGGACGCTCGCAGTGCAGGCGTTTTGATGGGAACGGTCTTAGCGAGACGCATCTCACACCGGAAGCTGCGCAGAAGCGGTCGTCCGAAATCCTGTAACTGAAGCCTGCTGCGCTTCCGTAGCTACATGTAACGAGCAGGGGAGTGCATTCTTCTTGGTCGAGATGGGGTTAGGCGATGCGCTTACGAAAGCAATTCTTCAGCTTTGGCGAGCGAGTACATGCCCTTAACCACGCTGAGCACCCTTGCTCCTGCGGGGTCCGCGACTGGGTTGACGGGGACATAAATCGAGTCGCCTTCTCGGCGGCAAATCACGTTGTTGGCCACGACCAACCGCATCATCCATATCGCAGAGCCAGCGCTTTGGCAGTCGATGCCCAGCCAGCCGCGGTACTCCATTCCCTGGCAGACAAGGCCGGTCTGTGACTGAAGTTCAGCGGCAATTGTGGCGCGCAGCGTTTCAGCATCAGGAGCATCGATCTCTTGCAGGGAGAAAGGTGCCTGGATGAACGGCGACTCTTCGTCCATCATCGCCAGAAGATTCGCGACCGCCCGGTGCTGAGCCGACGATGTGTGCTGTGACCAGTAATGCGTGGTCTTCGCGATGGACGTAATGACGTTCTTGACTTCCTTTTCCAGCCGGAAGTGTGGGCCTGCTGGGAGGTGAAGAACCATCCCTTGGCAGTGGGCGGAAACATTTTCCATGTTGATCGCGCGAGCAAGCCACGCAGCCATCGTCACCCCCGGACAGTCCACGTGGATCCATCCCGGCACGGTCGACGGTTCGGCAATCAATCTCGTCACCATCGAGATACCGCGACAGAGTTCCTTCACTACCTCGCGGTAGAGCGCGGGCTCGAGATCGATCTCAGGTTTGGTTGCGGGCTCAAGTAGCTTGCCTCGGTGTGGAGGGCCGCCAGCCATAGCGAGATCACAGAAGGAACCCCAAATGTCATTCCATGCGACACGCCCATCGGTGCCATACTTCAGACCGGCAGAGCCCATGGAAGTTGGCTGCACCGCCTCATAACGCTCCCGGTACTCTTCCGGTAGAAGCGTTTTGAGGCGGTTTTCAAAGAGTTGGTACTCGTTCCTTTGTTCTTCCATGGGCTCTCCTGCGTTGCTCTCGCTTATTCGATCATGCCAGCACAAACGTAGAGCGAGTTCGTGCAAAAGAGTTAGCGAAGAAGAGCCTGTAGACCGTTACGTTGGAAGTACTCCTGCATCACCACGGCGTTGCCGGTCCTTGAGCTTTCGATACCTGCAAAGCAGAGTGCAAGGGTGCGAAGATGATCACGCCCATCACACGGTGCGGGCAGGTTGTTGTCGAGTGCGTTGAGGAAGTCGATGAGTAAGGCAGCGCTGTCATCATAGAAGGCTTCAGCGTCCGCGATCTCTACCGGTGTGAGTTCGGTGTCAGTGGTCTTGGCATAAGCGAGGTCAGAGAAGAGCTCGCGTTGCACGAAGACGCCGCCTTCACAGTCGGTGCGCCACTCGAAGCCTGGGACGTTCCAGCCACCGGACCAGGTGCCGAAGTAGTTGATGGCGATACCGCCCTCAAGCGTCAGCAGAGCGTGGACGTTAGCGTCGTCAGCGTACATGCTCCACGCGGGGTTCCACGTGCGGCACATGATGCTTTCGACTTCGCGGCCATAGCAGAAGCGAATGAGGTCGAGGTGGTGGATGCTCTGCTCGAGCATCATCGGCTGCTCCATCGTGAGCGGATATTTGTTGATGCCCGGACGACGGCCGTCGCGATGACGACGATAGATAAACTCACCAAAGCCAACGGTGCCGAGGAACTCGCTGGTCAGCAACTCGCGATACTTCTGATGCACCGGCAGGTAGCGGAAGTTCAAGCCGACGGAGAGCGCGAGCTTGTGCTCTTCAGCGAGTTCGAGGATGCGTGCGGACTCTGCGAGATCGAGCGTGAGCGGCTTCTCGGCGAGGATGGGAAGACCTGCGTCGAAGAGGTCGGTGCATTGCTGCAGGTGGCCGTCTGGCGGCGTGACGAGCACGGCCGCGGTGAAGGTGATGCCTGCGCCGAGTGCTTCCTGATGTGTGGCGAAGACGGGCACGTCGGGATGCGCTGCAGCGAACTCCTCACGTGTCGGTGCGTGAGGGTCCACGGCGGCGGCGATACGGGCGTTCGGTGATGCGTCGATGACGCGTGTCCACATGCGGCCGCGCGTGCCTAGCCCGATCAGCAGCAGCTGGTGTGAAGCGTTACTTTGCGTTGACAAAGAGACGCTCCTTCGCTGCGCTGATGCGCTCCATGGCTTCCTTCATGCGTTCGATGGGTTGCAGCAGACTCATGCGGACGTAGCGGTTGTCGTCGTCACCGAAGAGCGTGCCGGGGAAGAGCAGTACGCGGCACTCGCGCAGCAGCAGTTCGCAGAACTCCGGTGCGGCGAGGCCGGAGTTCTCGACATTCGCGTAGATGTAGAACGCGCCGCCGGGATGACCGTAGGTGAAGCCGATTTCGTCGAGCGCCTTCATCATGAAATCGCGGCGATCGCGGTAGGCTTCGAACATGGCGACGGAGTCATCCTGCGGGCCGGTGAGTGCGGCGAGCGCGGCCCACTGCGACGGCGTCGTTGCGTTGATGCTGAGCGTGTGGCGCGGCTCGATGAGCATCTGCACGAAATCCGCAGGAGCAGCGAGGTAGCCGACGCGGAAGCCGGTCATCGCATAGCTCTTCGAGAAGCCATTGAGCGTGATGGTGCGTTCCTTCATGCCGGGCAGTGAGCCGATGGAGAGATGTTCGCTGCCGTCGAAGATGATCTTCGCGTAGATCTCGTCGGAGATGACGATGAGGTTATGCTTCTTCGCGATCTCTGCGAGTTCGCGCACCTGCTCGGGCTCGGTGACAGCGCCGGTCGGGTTGTTGGGCGTGACGAGCACGAGCACCTTGGAGCGCGACGTGATGCGTGCTTCTACGTCAGCGGGCATCAGCGCGAAGTTGTGCTCTTCGCGCGTGGGCACCGGTACGATCTTGCCGCCGAGCATGTGCACAGCTGTGTCGTACGAGGTGAAGCGCGGCGAGGGGATGAGGACTTCATCGCCTTCGTTGATGAGCGCGAGCATGCAGAGCATCATGGCTTCCTGCACGCCTGCGGTGACGATGATCTCTTCGGTTGAGTAGTCGAGCTTGTACTCGGCCTTGAGCATCGACGACACGGCTTCGCGCAGCTCAGGGATGCCAGCGGGATGCGTGTAGTGCGTGCGGTCGTCGGTGATGGCCTGGCGTGCGGCTTCGGCGATGTGCTCGGGCGTGCGGAAGTCTGGATCTCCGCGACCCATCGCGATGACGTCCTGCAGCTTCGCGGCGATCTCCACCATCTTGGTGCGGTAGGAGGTGTCTTCTTCGTTGATGCGCGCTGCGAGCGCCTTCATGAGGGGATTCTGTGCGGGGTTCGTGCTCATACCAGGCGCTTTCCTTCCAGGAAGGTCATCGTGACCTTATCGAGTGCTTTCAGATCTTCGAGCGGGTTGCCGTCGACGACGACAACGTCAGCGAGCTTGCCTGCTTCGAGCGTGCCGAGCTTGCTGTCGAGCTTGTTCATCTTCGCGGCCACGATGGTGGCGCTGCGAATGGCGGCGTAGTTGTCCTTCATGACGCCGACCTTCACCATGAACTGCATCTCGGGCGAGACGACTTCGTGGCCAACGGCGGGGCTGCCTGCGTCAGTGCCGAAGACGATGGGCACGCCAGCTTCAGCAGCCTTCTTCAGACCTTCATAGCGAGATTTGTCGGCCACGGCCTTCTGGCGTTCTGCTAATTTCCAGTCGGGCACGTTGAACTTGCGTGCGATCTCGGGAACGCTCTGCTGCACAATGGGTGCGAAGGTCGTGACGATGGGGACTTTGCGCTCAAGCAGCAGAGCGATCGTCTCGTCCGAGAGCGACCCACCGTGCTCGACGACATCGATGCCGAACTTCACGACGCGGTTGATGATGGAGTCAAAGGTCGCGTGTGCGGTGATGGGAAGACCGTTGCGATGCGTCTCGTCGATCACTGCTTCGAGCTCTTCATCGGTGAACTCATGCAGATCGTGCGAGGCCATGATCTTGATGAGGTCGGCACCGCCGCGAACCTGTTCGCGCACAGCGCGACGCATCTCGTCAGCGCCGGAGGCTTCACGGCAGCACCAGTAGGTGTGGCCGCCTGTTTGCACGATCGCTTCGCCGCAGATGAGTAGGCGAGGGCCGGGGAAGATGCCTTGTGCGACGGCTTGCTTGGCTGCGAAGTTCGATTGGTTCATGCCGAGGTCGCGCACGGTGGTGATGCCTGCACGAAGGCTCTTCAGCATGTTCGTTGCAGACTTGTAGGCACTGATCTCGGGCGTATCATCGAGCGCTTGACGAGCGAGGTCGTGCACACCGTCCCACGCGAGGTGCGCGTGGCTGTTGAACATGCCGGGGATCATCGTGCCGTTCGTCTTCACGACGTAGGCAGCATCGAGATCGGCGCGGTCGGAGGCTTTGCCGACAGCAACGATTACGCCGTCCTTGATTTCGACGACGCCGTTTTCGATGACTTCGTCGCCGACGGCGGTGAGGACGCGGCCGACGAGGACCTTGTGCTCCACGGGGATATCCATGATCGGCGCGGTGATCTTTTGAAAGCGCCAGGCTGCTGCTTCGGGCATGTTGATTCTCCTTTAGTTCTTGGGCTTGTAGCCGAGTTCTTCCAGCGCGCGTGCGCCGCCATCGAGATTGCTGAGGTTCATGCCTGCGTAGTTCGGCGAGTAGACGAGACCCTTGCCGCCAGCGCGAAAGGTCGCGTGCACGCTGCGATAGACCGTGTCCGGTGTGCAGATCGCTTGCTCGGCGAGAATGCGCGGAGCGTCGACGCCGATGCCCATGTAGACCGGCACCTTGCCTTGCACGCCACGCACGGCATCGGCGCACTGGCCGAAGACGTAGGTGTCGGGATCCATCCCTGCCGCGATCACTTCGTTCGCAGGCGCTTCGTTCATGCCGAGCAGAGCGTACATCGTGGGCACGAACTCTTCGCGCGTGAAGTCGCGCAACAGCGTGCTGCCGAAGTAGTTCATTTCGCGGATGAAGACCTCGCCTGCCTGATGTTGGTAGGTGATCGGCTTGACCCAGTCGCAATAGGTCGTCTGCTCAAGCCACGGCCACTGCGCCTTGCGGATGGGGTTGAAGTGATTGCGGTTCCAGACGTTCAGACCAAAGATGAGGGCGGGGTTGCACCACTTCACGATGCCGTAGAGTTCGCGGTCGAGGTCCTTGCTGCGCTCAAGCCAGAACTTCTCCCAGACGAGCACTTCGGGATTCGCGAGCAGAACGCGGAGGAACTCGATGAACGCACCGTCGACGAAGGTCTCGCCTGCGCAGACCTTTTGGAAGAACTCGTAGACGGGCATGAAGGCGAGCTTCGTGCGCTCGACATCGATGTTGCGCTCTGCGGCTTCCTTGCGGCACTGCGAGCAGAAGCAGCCCGGAGCCTGCCCCTGCATCATGCGATCGAGCGGAGAGTTGCGCTCGTTGCACCACATGATGCCGTCGATATCGTAGTTGCGGCAGTGCTCTTCGATGATGCCGTGCCACCAGCGACGATAGTCGGGGTTCGAGGTGCAAGGCTCGCCCGCGATGCGGCCAAAGAGATCGATCTCCATGCACTGCGGCATGTTCGGGATGAGCACCGCAGCCGCCGAGCCGTGGCCCGCGTACTTGAAGAGCGGTTCCATGAACTCGGGGATGACCTTCATCCCGCGCTTCTTCGCCTCGGGGATCACGAGGTCGAGGATGTCCTGGCCTGCGAGTTCCGGGTCGCTCGAAGCGAACTGCTTGATCAGCGTGTTCGTGTAGTACTCGGGACGTGGTTTGATGTACGAACCGCCCTGCATCGTGTACGGCGCGGCAACTCCGTGGTCAGGCCAACCTTCGAGCTCGGCCGAGATGCGGCGTCCGACCTTCAGCCCCAGCCAGGAGATCGTTCCGATCATCAGCGCATTCGCGCCTACCCGGTTCTGCAACGTGTTCAGGCACGCGTCCACGCCTTCATCGATGAAGCTGATAGGGGAAATCTGCATACCGATCATCGGATCGGTGACGGGGGATTGAGTAGACATCAGTGACGGAACCCTCTTGTATGCGGTTGGCGTGAGAAAGGTATAACTGTATAACAAACTAATAATGATCGCGACTGATTGTCAATCGACGTTGTCGTTCAGCCGCTCACGCATACGGATTGAAGCCTGCGGGGAAGTGGCCCGTCGGCTCGATGTACTCGTACGGTTGGCGAGCGATGAAGCGCCCTGTGCCCGGCTGGCTGAGCACGAGATCGTCCTGAAAGGCGAGTTGACCTCGCAGGTAAACGCTCTTCGGAATGCCAACAGTTTCGAGGCCTTCGTAGGGTGTG carries:
- a CDS encoding amidohydrolase family protein, which encodes MPEAAAWRFQKITAPIMDIPVEHKVLVGRVLTAVGDEVIENGVVEIKDGVIVAVGKASDRADLDAAYVVKTNGTMIPGMFNSHAHLAWDGVHDLARQALDDTPEISAYKSATNMLKSLRAGITTVRDLGMNQSNFAAKQAVAQGIFPGPRLLICGEAIVQTGGHTYWCCREASGADEMRRAVREQVRGGADLIKIMASHDLHEFTDEELEAVIDETHRNGLPITAHATFDSIINRVVKFGIDVVEHGGSLSDETIALLLERKVPIVTTFAPIVQQSVPEIARKFNVPDWKLAERQKAVADKSRYEGLKKAAEAGVPIVFGTDAGSPAVGHEVVSPEMQFMVKVGVMKDNYAAIRSATIVAAKMNKLDSKLGTLEAGKLADVVVVDGNPLEDLKALDKVTMTFLEGKRLV